A single region of the Vanacampus margaritifer isolate UIUO_Vmar chromosome 13, RoL_Vmar_1.0, whole genome shotgun sequence genome encodes:
- the cpt2 gene encoding carnitine O-palmitoyltransferase 2, mitochondrial isoform X3, which translates to MHYQKSLPRLPVPKLEDTIRRYLAAQQPLLDDQQFKNTEKVAQDFLAGEGKKLQEELLAQDKKNKHTSYISGPWFDMYLSAREPVVLNFNPFMSLNDDPRTEYNQQLVRASNLVCSAVRFMKTLRAGLLEPEVFHLDPSRSDTDAFKKVIRWVPASLSWYGAYMVNAYPLDMSQYFRLFNSTRIPRPGRDQLFTDPAGRHLLVMRKGNMYVFDVLDGAGNMLPPAQIRDNLSCILSDDAPAPRFPLGALTAENRDVWAGLRDKLVAAGNGEDLKTVDGALFCLCLDDVTLRDSVDASHNMLHGDGVNRWFDKSFSIIVAQDGHTAINFEHSWGDGVAVLRFLNEIFKDTTQKPLVHPGAVTSAHSASGVRRLSFKLDDELRDGIKKAKVGFDAAVSQLTIDAMQFTGGGKERLKKCQVSPDAVAQLSFQMAFLRQYGRTVASYESCSTAAFRHGRTDTIRPASVFTKRCAHAFVGERARHDAGRLLHMLRQCSDHHGRLTKEAAMGQGFDRHLFALRCLAATAGRPPHDLYADPAYDAINHNILSTSTLSSPAVRLGGFAPVVADGLGVGYGVHDHWIGCNVSGYPARDVARFLQCVRQSLEDIFAVLDGKALA; encoded by the exons ATGCACTACCAGAAGAGTTTACCAAG GTTGCCCGTCCCAAAGCTGGAGGACACCATCAGGAGGTACTTGGCCGCTCAGCAGCCTCTCCTGGACGACCAACAATTCAA AAACACAGAAAAGGTGGCTCAGGACTTCCTTGCTGGGGAAGGAAAAAAGCTGCAAGAAGAATTGCTGGctcaggataaaaaaaacaagcacaccaGCTACATCTCAG GCCCGTGGTTCGACATGTACCTGTCGGCGCGCGAGCCGGTAGTGCTGAACTTTAACCCGTTCATGTCGCTGAACGACGACCCCAGGACCGAGTACAACCAGCAGCTGGTGCGCGCCAGCAACCTGGTGTGCTCGGCCGTGCGCTTCATGAAGACGCTGCGCGCCGGCCTGCTGGAGCCCGAGGTCTTCCACTTGGACCCGAGCCGCAGCGACACCGACGCCTTCAAGAAAGTCATCCGCTGGGTGCCCGCCTCGCTGTCCTGGTACGGCGCCTACATGGTCAACGCGTACCCGCTGGACATGTCGCAGTACTTTCGCCTTTTCAACTCCACGCGCATCCCGCGCCCGGGTCGGGACCAGCTTTTCACCGACCCCGCGgggcgccacctgctggtcatgAGGAAGGGCAACATGTACGTCTTTGACGTGCTGGACGGCGCCGGCAACATGCTGCCGCCGGCGCAGATACGCGACAACTTGAG CTGCATTCTGTCGGACGACGCGCCGGCGCCCCGCTTCCCGCTGGGGGCGCTGACGGCGGAGAACCGCGACGTGTGGGCGGGGCTGAGGGACAAGCTGGTCGCCGCCGGCAACGGCGAGGACCTGAAGACGGTGGACGGCGCCCTCTTCTGTCTGTGCCTGGACGACGTGACGCTGCGCGACAGCGTGGACGCCTCCCACAACATGTTGCACGGCGACGGCGTCAACAGATG GTTCGACAAGTCGTTCAGCATCATCGTGGCGCAAGATGGCCACACCGCCATCAACTTCGAGCACTCGTGGGGCGACGGCGTGGCCGTGCTGCGCTTCCTCAACGAAATCTTCAAGGACACCACCCAGAAGCCTCTAGTGCACCCCGGTGCCGTCACTAGCGCCCACTCGGCGTCTGGCGTGCGGCGGCTGAGCTTCAAGCTGGACGATGAGCTGCGCGACGGCATCAAGAAGGCCAAAGTGGGATTTGACGCCGCCGTGTCGCAGCTCACCATCGACGCCATGCAGTTTACAG GTGGCGGTAAAGAGCGTCTGAAGAAGTGCCAGGTGAGCCCGGACGCGGTGGCGCAGCTGTCCTTCCAGATGGCCTTCCTGCGGCAGTACGGCCGCACGGTGGCCAGCTACGAGTCGTGCAGCACGGCCGCCTTCCGCCACGGCCGCACCGACACCATCCGGCCCGCCAGCGTCTTCACCAAACGCTGCGCGCACGCCTTCGTCGGCGAGCGCGCCCGGCACGACGCCGGGCGGCTGCTCCACATGCTGCGGCAGTGCTCCGACCACCACGGACGGCTCACCAAGGAGGCCGCCATGG GTCAGGGTTTCGACCGGCACCTGTTCGCCCTGCGCTGCCTGGCGGCGACGGCGGGACGGCCGCCGCACGACCTTTACGCCGACCCCGCCTACGACGCCATCAACCACAACATCCTGTCCACCAGCACGCTGTCCAGTCCGGCCGTGCGTCTGGGCGGCTTTGCGCCGGTGGTGGCCGACGGCCTGGGCGTGGGCTACGGCGTCCACGACCACTGGATCGGCTGCAACGTCAGCGGCTACCCGGCTCGCGACGTCGCGCGCTTCCTGCAGTGCGTGCGGCAATCCCTGGAGGACATCTTCGCCGTCCTGGACGGGAAGGCGCTCGCGTGA
- the magoh gene encoding protein mago nashi homolog — MSTSDFYLRYYVGHKGKFGHEFLEFEFRPDGKLRYANNSNYKNDVMIRKEAYVHKSVMEELKRIIDDSEITKEDDALWPPPDRVGRQELEIVIGDEHISFTTSKIGSLIDVNQSKDPEGLRVFYYLVQDLKCLVFSLIGLHFKIKPI, encoded by the exons ATGTCAACGAGCGACTTCTACTTGAGGTATTACGTTGGCCACAAAGGTAAATTTGGACACGAGTTCCTGGAGTTTGAATTCAGACCCGATG GTAAACTGCGCTACGCCAACAACAGCAACTACAAGAACGACGTCATGATCCGAAAGGAG GCGTACGTCCACAAAAGCGTCATGGAGGAGCTCAAACGGATCATCGACGACAGCGAGATCACCAAAGAGGACGACGCGCTGTGGCCGCCCCCCGACCGAGTGGGAAGACAG GAGCTGGAAATCGTCATCGGTGACGAGCACATTTCCTTCACCACGTCCAAAATCGGCTCTTTGATTGACGTCAACCAATCCAA GGATCCCGAAGGTCTGCGTGTGTTTTATTACCTGGTGCAGGACCTCAAGTGTTTGGTCTTCAGTCTGATCGGACTCCATTTTAAGATCAAGCCCATCTAG
- the aatf gene encoding protein AATF — protein sequence MATSFSQELEELLNPLPKFADPEDDHDEATKARVSDTFAGDDDEAAVDAEIGVGALRRKNAVLLADSDGRYLGKAVSRQQLFFTDMEHDQEDEDEDEDEDEDEDEDEDEDEDEDEDDEDDDDDDGDGGQDEEEEEDGSGGEIEEDEYEEKEADEEEADADISLPAEVDLHKLTDKMDDVGVSEDDGSDENETGEDEDEEGAISTFSKAKVDEEVEKGQAVRNQLAVWERLLQARIKMQKALASANRLPQPHVLPHFRTGGGPQLAGAVKNTRKALKALQRSLLDLHHRLIGQSSTQVLSGLDEEDDDEEGRASKRKLDMSDYPEMASKRFAAFQPYRDATLQKWHDKTRLSSGKSGGGNFGAFERNIVTQVEQILMDKERLVRRTQTRRSEYRVLGRSEDQLEENCNPDHLDPTTPSRGKAPNDEDVFDDDDFYHQLLRELIERKTGGADANQQVAAGRQWLQIQKLRSKIKKKVDTKASKGRKVRFDVHAKLLNFMAPILHDQDALAHDARTELYRGLFGLRPPAMSQANDIYANQ from the exons ATGGCTACTTCCTTCTCGCAGGAGCTCGAAGAGCTCCTCAACCCGCTCCCAAAGTTCGCCGATCCCGAGGACGACCATGACGAGGCCACCAAAGCCCGGGTTAGCGACACCTTCGCCGGGGACGACGACGAAGCTGCGGTCGACGCTGAAATCGGCGTCGGCGCCCTGCGGAGGAAAAACGCGGTCTTGCTGGCTGACAGCGACGGGAGGTACCTGGGGAAGGCCGTCAGCAGACAGCAGCTCTTCTTCACGGACATGGAGCACGAccaggaggatgaggatgaggatgaggatgaggatgaggatgaggatgaggatgaggatgaggatgaggatgaggatgaggatgatgaggatgatgacgatgacgatggaGATGGTGGCCAAG atgaagaagaagaggaggatggaAGTGGTGGAGAAATAGAGGAAGATGAATATGAAGAAAAAGAGGCGgatgaagaagaagcagatGCCGACATCTCCCTTCCTGCCGAAGTGGACCTCCACAAGCTGACGGACAAAATGGACGACGTTGGCGTGAGTGAGGACGATGGCAGCGATGAGAATGAGACGGGGGAGGATGAAGACGAGGAGGGCGCCATCTCCACCTTCTCCAAGGCGAAGGTGGACGAGGAGGTGGAGAAAGGCCAGGCGGTCCGGAACCAGCTGGCGGTGTGGGAGCGGCTCCTGCAGGCCCGCATCAAGATGCAGAAAGCGCTGGCGAGCGCCAACCGTCTGCCACAGCCGCACGTCCTGCCGCATTTCCGGACGGGGGGCGGCCCTCAGCTGGCCGGCGCCGTCAAGAACACGCGCAAGGCCTTGAAGGCTCTTCAGAGGTCCCTGCTGGACCTTCACCATCGGCTCATTGGGCAGAGCTCCACACAAGTCCTTTCGGGCCTTGATGAGGAAGATGACGATGAAG AGGGGAGAGCGTCCAAGCGCAAACTGGACATGTCCGACTACCCGGAGATGGCATCCAAGCGTTTCGCCGCCTTCCAGCCGTATCGCGACGCCACGCTGCAGAAGTGGCACGACAAAACGCGTCTGAGCTCGGGAAAGAGCGGCGGCGGAAACTTTGGAGCGTTCGAGCGCAACATTGTGACCCAAGTGGAGCAGATTCTGATGGATAAGGAGCGGCTGGTGCGGCGCACGCAGACGCGGCGCTCCGAGTACCGCGTCCTCGGAAGGAGCGAGGACCAATTGGAGGAGAATTGCAATCCGGATCATTTGGACCCCACAA CGCCCTCCAGAGGGAAGGCGCCGAACGACGAGGACGTGTTCGACGACGACGACTTTTACCACCAGCTGCTGCGCGAGCTCATCGAGCGCAAGACGGGCGGCGCCGACGccaaccagcaggtggcggcggGGCGCCAGTGGCTGCAGATCCAGAAGCTGCGTAGCAAAATCAAGAAGAAGGTGGACACCAAGGCCAGCAAAGGTCGCAAGGTCAGGTTCGACGTGCACGCCAAGCTGCTCAACTTCATGGCGCCCATCCTCCACGACCAAGACGCCCTGGCGCACGACGCCCGCACCGAACTCTACAGGGGACTCTTTGGACTCCGCCCACCTGCGATGTCACAAGCCAATGACATTTATGCCAAtcaataa
- the tmco1 gene encoding calcium load-activated calcium channel, which yields MSTMFADTILIVFISVCTALLAEGITWVLVYRTDKYKRLKAEVEKQSKKLEKKKETITESAGRQQKKKIERQEEKLKNNNRDLSMVRMKSMFAIGFCFTALMGMFNSIFDGRVVAKLPFVPLSYIQGLSHRNLLGEDYTDCSFIFLYILCTMSIRQNIQKMLGLAPSRAATKQAGGFLGPPPQAAKFS from the exons ATGAGTACGATGTTCGCCGACACCATCCTCATCGTGTTCATCTCCGTGTGCACTGCGCTGCTAGCCGAAG GAATCACGTGGGTGCTGGTGTACCGCACGGACAAGTACAAGCGGCTCAAGGCGGAGgtggaaaagcaaagcaagaAAC TggagaagaaaaaggaaacCATCACGGAATCTGCAGGACgtcagcagaagaagaagattg AAAGACAAGAGGAGAAGCTGAAGAACAACAACCGAGACTTGTCCATG GTGCGCATGAAGTCCATGTTTGCCATCGGCTTCTGCTTCACCGCTTTGATGGGCATGTTCAACTCCAT TTTCGACGGCCGAGTGGTGGCCAAGCTGCCCTTCGTGCCGCTGTCTTACATCCAGGGCCTGTCGCATCGCAACCTGCTGGGCGAAGACTACACCGACTGCTCCTTCATCTTCCTCTACATCCTCTGCACCATGTCCATCCGACAG AACATCCAGAAGATGTTGGGCTTGGCACCCTCCAGGGCGGCCACCAAGCAGGCGGGGGGCTTCCTGGGGCCCCCGCCCCAAGCCGCCAAATTCTCCTAA
- the aldh9a1a.1 gene encoding 4-trimethylaminobutyraldehyde dehydrogenase A: MAQSSLYAMGAATTGSLLLSDNLNFWDGERHAPRPEATTEPVYEPATGRVLCQMTPCGPDEVDSAIRSARGAYAKWSKMAGMERARVMLEAARIIRERRDKIAKMEVINNGKSITEALADVDVAWQCIEFYAGLASTMAGQHIQLPGGAFAYTRREALGVCVGIGAWNYPFQIAAVKSAPALACGNAMVFKPSPMTPVTAVILAEIFQEAGVPRGLFCVVQGGAQTGTLLCQHPQVAKVSFTGSVPTGKKVMEMSSRGVKPVTLELGGKSPLIIFKDCQLDNAVKGALMANFLTQGQVCCNGTRVFVQRDIMPQFLDKVVSRTKAITVGDPLQDQTRMGALISKPQLEKVLNFVREAKEQGAKVLCGGEPLVPADPKLKEGYFMSPCVLDNCRDDMTCVKEEIFGPVMSVLPFDTEEEVLQRANNTTFGLASGVFTRDISRAHRVAEKLEAGTCYINNYNISPVEVPFGGYKMSGFGRENGQVTIEYYSQLKTVVVEMGDVESLF; encoded by the exons ATGGCCCAGTCCAGTCTGTACGCCATGGGCGCCGCCACCACCGGCAGTTTGCTGCTCAGCGACAACCTCAACTTCTGGGACGGGGAGCGACACGCGCCCCGACCGGAAGCGACCACCGAGCCCGTGTACGAGCCCGCTACCG gCCGCGTGCTGTGCCAGATGACCCCATGCGGCCCCGATGAGGTGGACTCGGCCATCAGGAGCGCCCGCGGCGCTTATGCCAAGTGGAGCAAGATGGCGGGCATGGAGCGGGCGCGTGTCATGTTGGAGGCCGCTCGCATTATCAGG GAGCGTCGGGACAAGATCGCCAAGATGGAGGTGATCAACAATGGGAAGTCCATCACCGAAGCTCTGGCGGACGTGGACGTGGCCTGGCAGTGCATTGAGTTCTACGCCGGACTGGCCTCAACCATGGCAG GTCAGCACATTCAGCTGCCCGGCGGCGCCTTCGCGTACACCCGGCGTGAGGCTCTGGGCGTGTGCGTGGGCATCGGCGCGTGGAACTACCCCTTCCAGATCGCCGCCGTCAAGTCGGCTCCGGCGCTGGCCTGCG GCAACGCCATGGTCTTCAAGCCGTCCCCCATGACGCCCGTCACCGCCGTCATCCTGGCCGAGATCTTCCAGGAGGCCGGAGTGCCCCGAGGACTCTTCTGTGTGGTGCAAGGCGGCGCCCAAACCGGAACGTTGCTGTGCCAGCACCCGCAGGTCGCCAAGGTGTCCTTCACAGGCAGCGTGCCCACCGGCAAGAAG GTGATGGAGATGTCGTCCCGGGGCGTCAAGCCGGTCACGCTGGAACTGGGCGGGAAGTCGCCGCTGATCATCTTCAAAGACTGCCAGCTGGACAACGCCGTCAAGGGAGCCCTCATGGCCAACTTCCTCACTCAAGGACAG GTGTGCTGCAACGGGACCCGAGTTTTTGTGCAGCGAGACATCATGCCGCAGTTCCTGGACAAGGTGGTCAGCAGGACCAAGGCCATCACGGTGGGGGACCCTCTGCAGGACCAGACCCGCATGGGGGCGCTCATCAGCAAACCCCAGTTGGAGAAGGTCCTAAATTTTGTCAGGGAGGCCAAGGAACAG GGAGCCAAAGTGCTCTGCGGCGGAGAACCGCTTGTGCCCGCCGACCCCAAACTCAAGGAAGGATACTTCATGTCGCCCTGCGTCCTCG ACAACTGCAGGGACGACATGACGTGCGTGAAAGAGGAAATCTTCGGGCCCGTCATGTCGGTGCTGCCCTTCGACACGGAGGAGGAGGTTCTGCAGCGCGCCAACAACACCACCTTCGGACTGGCCTCCGGAGTCTTCACCAG AGACATCTCACGAGCTCACCGAGTGGCTGAAAAGCTGGAGGCGGGAACGTGCTACATCAACAACTACAACATCAGCCCCGTGGAGGTTCCCTTCGGAGGATACAAGATGTCAG GCTTCGGGCGGGAGAACGGTCAGGTGACCATCGAGTACTACTCTCAGCTGAAGACGGTGGTGGTGGAGATGGGCGACGTGGAGAGTCTCTTCTGA
- the med8 gene encoding mediator of RNA polymerase II transcription subunit 8 isoform X2 has protein sequence MQREEKQLEASLESLITQVAHVKNALHSFIFKLENEYERLTWPSVLDNFALLSGQLNTINKLLKNDKTPSFRNQLIIPLLLSQDRDDDLAKVTEQRVPVFSHEIVPDYLRTKPDPEVEEQEKQLSVEAARVGPEVAQKQIQTLNKLCSNLLEKLSNPRDERDAESAALRQNKCWFNPADTSALVGAVAFGKGLSKCRPPGGSAAVPPGAMMPGGPPTLQQVTIGGPGQQGPLGGAPQQQGQPGKMPGIKTNIKSASASMHPYNR, from the exons ATGCAG CGCGAAGAGAAGCAGCTGGAAGCGTCGCTGGAGTCGCTGATCACGCAAGTGGCGCACGTGAAGAACGCCCTCCACTCGTTCATCTTCAAGCTGGAGAACGAGTACGAGCGACTCACCTG GCCGTCGGTGCTGGACAACTTCGCGCTGCTGTCGGGTCAGCTGAACACGATCAACAAGCTGCTGAAGAACGACAAGACGCCGTCTTTCCGCAACCAGCTCATCATCCCGCTGCTGCTCTCGCAAGACCGCGACGACGACTTGGCG AAAGTGACGGAGCAGCGCGTGCCCGTCTTCAGCCACGAGATCGTCCCCGACTACCTGCGCACCAAACCCGACCCCGAAGTGGAGGAGCAGGAGAAGCAGCTCAGCGTGGAGGCGGCCCGCGTCGGACCCGAAGTCGCGCAG AAACAAATCCAGACTTTGAACAAGTTGTGTTCCAACCTGCTGGAGAAGCTCAGCAACCCGAGAGATGAGCGAGACGCAGAAAGTGCAG cGCTGCGCCAGAACAAGTGCTGGTTCAACCCGGCCGACACCAGCGCGCTGGTGGGGGCGGTGGCCTTCGGCAAGGGCCTGTCCAAGTGCCGGCCCCCCGGCGGCTCGGCGGCGGTCCCGCCGGGCGCCATGATGCCCGGCGGACCCCCCACCTTACAGCAGGTCACCATCGGGGGCCCCGGCCAGCAGGGGCCGCTGGGAGGGGCCCCGCAGCAGCAAGGGCAGCCAG GCAAGATGCCGGGCATCAAGACCAACATCAAGTCGGCGTCGGCCTCCATGCATCCTTACAACAGATGA
- the med8 gene encoding mediator of RNA polymerase II transcription subunit 8 isoform X1, whose translation MQQREEKQLEASLESLITQVAHVKNALHSFIFKLENEYERLTWPSVLDNFALLSGQLNTINKLLKNDKTPSFRNQLIIPLLLSQDRDDDLAKVTEQRVPVFSHEIVPDYLRTKPDPEVEEQEKQLSVEAARVGPEVAQKQIQTLNKLCSNLLEKLSNPRDERDAESAALRQNKCWFNPADTSALVGAVAFGKGLSKCRPPGGSAAVPPGAMMPGGPPTLQQVTIGGPGQQGPLGGAPQQQGQPGKMPGIKTNIKSASASMHPYNR comes from the exons ATGCAG CAGCGCGAAGAGAAGCAGCTGGAAGCGTCGCTGGAGTCGCTGATCACGCAAGTGGCGCACGTGAAGAACGCCCTCCACTCGTTCATCTTCAAGCTGGAGAACGAGTACGAGCGACTCACCTG GCCGTCGGTGCTGGACAACTTCGCGCTGCTGTCGGGTCAGCTGAACACGATCAACAAGCTGCTGAAGAACGACAAGACGCCGTCTTTCCGCAACCAGCTCATCATCCCGCTGCTGCTCTCGCAAGACCGCGACGACGACTTGGCG AAAGTGACGGAGCAGCGCGTGCCCGTCTTCAGCCACGAGATCGTCCCCGACTACCTGCGCACCAAACCCGACCCCGAAGTGGAGGAGCAGGAGAAGCAGCTCAGCGTGGAGGCGGCCCGCGTCGGACCCGAAGTCGCGCAG AAACAAATCCAGACTTTGAACAAGTTGTGTTCCAACCTGCTGGAGAAGCTCAGCAACCCGAGAGATGAGCGAGACGCAGAAAGTGCAG cGCTGCGCCAGAACAAGTGCTGGTTCAACCCGGCCGACACCAGCGCGCTGGTGGGGGCGGTGGCCTTCGGCAAGGGCCTGTCCAAGTGCCGGCCCCCCGGCGGCTCGGCGGCGGTCCCGCCGGGCGCCATGATGCCCGGCGGACCCCCCACCTTACAGCAGGTCACCATCGGGGGCCCCGGCCAGCAGGGGCCGCTGGGAGGGGCCCCGCAGCAGCAAGGGCAGCCAG GCAAGATGCCGGGCATCAAGACCAACATCAAGTCGGCGTCGGCCTCCATGCATCCTTACAACAGATGA
- the LOC144062209 gene encoding pre-B-cell leukemia transcription factor 1-like isoform X2 → MDEHHPRPVHAHVAAGNDGDDGGKTDDSNADVLPHVIDVTQQSLEHAQARKRKLNWQRLKPPALLNVRCDIEEQTALSFRASLDDDEDDEDARDAPMTGLERMRRAEGVASPEMGRDPAVGGAGPDGSDYREKLTQIRRIYRVELHKYQQACSEFTTHVLNLARTRPVPCEEMDVMAGAVQRKFRTIHTQLKRRTCQAVVVLRSTLRQDGCKRRKFNKQATEILNEYFYSHLSNPYPGEDAKVELAKKCHISVSQVSNWFGNKRIRYKKNIGKFQEEANVSAARTAVDAVSAAFGSPANSPATCESAGLFNASELAMPASGQEGAAASSRRDAQLEVEMRHF, encoded by the exons ATGGACGAACATCATCCGCGGCCGGTGCACGCGCACGTCGCGGCCGGAAATGACGGCGACGATGGCGGGAAAACGGACGACAGCAACGCCGACGTCTTGCCACACGTCATCGACGTCACTCAGCAAAGTCTCGAGCACGCGCAGGCCAG GAAGCGCAAACTCAACTGGCAGCGCTTGAAGCCGCCGGCGCTCCTCAACGTACGTTGTGACATCGAAGAGCAAACAG CGCTGAGCTTTCGGGCGAGCCTCGATGACGACGAGGATGATGAAGACGCGCGGGACGCTCCGATGACCGGGCTGGAGCGCATGCGGAGGGCGGAGGGCGTGGCCAGCCCGGAGATGGGCCGGGACCCGGCGGTGGGCGGGGCTGGTCCCGACGGCTCGGACTACCGAGAAAAACTGACGCAGATCCGGCGAATCTACCGCGTGGAACTCCACAAGTACCAGCAG GCGTGCAGCGAGTTCACGACGCACGTGCTGAACCTCGCACGCACGCGTCCGGTGCCGTGCGAGGAGATGGACGTGATGGCGGGCGCCGTCCAGCGCAAGTTTCGAACCATTCACACGCAGCTCAAGCGCAGAACCTGCCAGGCCGTCGTCGTCCTGCGCTCAACGTTGCGCCAGGACGg ATGCAAACGGCGCAAATTCAATAAGCAGGCCACCGAGATCCTCAACGAGTATTTCTACTCGCACCTGAGCAACCCCTACCCCGGCGAGGACGCCAAGGTGGAGCTGGCCAAAAAGTGCCACATCAGCGTTTCGCAG GTCTCCAACTGGTTCGGCAACAAACGGATCCGCTACAAGAAAAACATCGGCAAGTTCCAGGAAGAAGCCAACGTTTCTGCGGCCAGAACCGCCGTCGACGCGGTATCGGCAGCGTTCGGCAGCCCGGCAAATTCTCCCGCCACTTGTGAATCGGCAG GTCTTTTCAACGCCAGCGAACTGGCAATGCCTGCGAGCGGCCAGGAGGGGGCAGCAGCGTCCAGTCGCCGGGACGCGCAACTGGAAGTAGAAatgagacatttttaa
- the LOC144062209 gene encoding pre-B-cell leukemia transcription factor 1-like isoform X1 yields the protein MTSFANNFLVFFGSQLTKLTQVEPSQRQPPSGSVCARVHACAMDEHHPRPVHAHVAAGNDGDDGGKTDDSNADVLPHVIDVTQQSLEHAQARKRKLNWQRLKPPALLNVRCDIEEQTALSFRASLDDDEDDEDARDAPMTGLERMRRAEGVASPEMGRDPAVGGAGPDGSDYREKLTQIRRIYRVELHKYQQACSEFTTHVLNLARTRPVPCEEMDVMAGAVQRKFRTIHTQLKRRTCQAVVVLRSTLRQDGCKRRKFNKQATEILNEYFYSHLSNPYPGEDAKVELAKKCHISVSQVSNWFGNKRIRYKKNIGKFQEEANVSAARTAVDAVSAAFGSPANSPATCESAGLFNASELAMPASGQEGAAASSRRDAQLEVEMRHF from the exons ATGACCTCGTTTGCCAACAATTTCTTGGTCTTCTTTGGGAGCCAATTAACAAAGTTGACGCAAGTGGAACCCTCGCAG AGGCAGCCGCCATCCGggagcgtgtgtgcgcgtgtgcacgCGTGCGCGATGGACGAACATCATCCGCGGCCGGTGCACGCGCACGTCGCGGCCGGAAATGACGGCGACGATGGCGGGAAAACGGACGACAGCAACGCCGACGTCTTGCCACACGTCATCGACGTCACTCAGCAAAGTCTCGAGCACGCGCAGGCCAG GAAGCGCAAACTCAACTGGCAGCGCTTGAAGCCGCCGGCGCTCCTCAACGTACGTTGTGACATCGAAGAGCAAACAG CGCTGAGCTTTCGGGCGAGCCTCGATGACGACGAGGATGATGAAGACGCGCGGGACGCTCCGATGACCGGGCTGGAGCGCATGCGGAGGGCGGAGGGCGTGGCCAGCCCGGAGATGGGCCGGGACCCGGCGGTGGGCGGGGCTGGTCCCGACGGCTCGGACTACCGAGAAAAACTGACGCAGATCCGGCGAATCTACCGCGTGGAACTCCACAAGTACCAGCAG GCGTGCAGCGAGTTCACGACGCACGTGCTGAACCTCGCACGCACGCGTCCGGTGCCGTGCGAGGAGATGGACGTGATGGCGGGCGCCGTCCAGCGCAAGTTTCGAACCATTCACACGCAGCTCAAGCGCAGAACCTGCCAGGCCGTCGTCGTCCTGCGCTCAACGTTGCGCCAGGACGg ATGCAAACGGCGCAAATTCAATAAGCAGGCCACCGAGATCCTCAACGAGTATTTCTACTCGCACCTGAGCAACCCCTACCCCGGCGAGGACGCCAAGGTGGAGCTGGCCAAAAAGTGCCACATCAGCGTTTCGCAG GTCTCCAACTGGTTCGGCAACAAACGGATCCGCTACAAGAAAAACATCGGCAAGTTCCAGGAAGAAGCCAACGTTTCTGCGGCCAGAACCGCCGTCGACGCGGTATCGGCAGCGTTCGGCAGCCCGGCAAATTCTCCCGCCACTTGTGAATCGGCAG GTCTTTTCAACGCCAGCGAACTGGCAATGCCTGCGAGCGGCCAGGAGGGGGCAGCAGCGTCCAGTCGCCGGGACGCGCAACTGGAAGTAGAAatgagacatttttaa